From Capra hircus breed San Clemente chromosome 12, ASM170441v1, whole genome shotgun sequence, a single genomic window includes:
- the LOC108637306 gene encoding translation initiation factor IF-2-like: protein MRTSRRLGPRPGSGYDPWAARPAAARGCAHARRHLGPSTGQECGPRAPRPGLAGGLAHAQRRLSKRPRAGLSPQGLLSQLPRPEARTTSAQPPGSPLLLGRGTGATTSWRLPQKQPGLGGMRPDARSPREEEGSEPEGRGGGRATAPRPSSPLPPCRPRPLSRL, encoded by the exons ATGCGCACCTCACGCCGCCTCGGTCCGAGACCTGGGTCGGGGTACGATCCCTGGGCCGCGCGCCCTGCCGCCGCCCGCGGCTGTGCGCACGCACGCCGACACCTGGGCCCTAGTACCGGGCAAGAGTGTGGCCCCCGAGCCCCGCGCCCAGGCCTCGCCGGAGGACTTGCACACGCGCAGAGACGCCTAAGCAAGCGGCCCCGGGCGGGGCTCTCGCCCCAGGGGCTACTCTCACAGCTGCCGCGCCCCGAG GCCCGAACCACATCCGCTCAGCCTCCCGGGTCGCCGTTACTGCTTGGTCGGGGGACCGGCGCAACGACCAGCTGGCGCCTCCCCCAGAAGCAGCCGGGCCTCGGCGGGATGCGCCCGGATGCCCGATCGCcgagggaagaggaggggagcgaacccgaggggaggggagggggccgggcGACGGCGCCTCGCCCCTCCTCCCCGCTGCCCccctgccgcccccgccccctttCTCGCCTGTGA